The genomic interval CTATTAAATCTAtttcaattgaccgatttccttatatggactataactcagtaaaactTTGAATGTTAAGTTAATATTTGTCCATAAAGACTTGTGCTTGTAGACCAATGAGAACATAACTCTTCATTGATGAGGTAAACATAATTCATATCATCCAACTTCTACAGACTTGAAGGAACCAAACAAATTATTGACAGATGCCATTTTGTAATTAAAATTGAGTACACTTAAAACCCCAGTGAACCTCCATGGTAAACGAGTCAGTCAAAAGATCTACATGTGCTTTAGTGGCTGACCTTGGAGATCTTGGGGATCTTGGTGGGGTCGATTGTCCTGCTGTTCTTGGTCATAGGCACAGTGTTCCAAGTCTCGTCTCTCTGTTGCACacgctgctccctctgctgctccctttgctgttctctctgctgctgttgttgctctGGAGGACAGAGGAAACACACACAGGAAGGATAACATGTCAACAGGTTTTTAAAGACAAATCAAATAGTGCCCCAGGTTTGAGAGAATACTGTGGGGTGAGTTGACAGATGGGATAGTAGGGGAACTTTCTGACCACTGTGGGCCACTGTAGTGTCTCCGTCTGCAGGCTATGGGGAGGGAATGCCAGTGTAGCTCTAAGCCTTAGAGGATGTAGCCCATGGGCCTGGCTGACCTGGCCTTCTCTTGGTGTCCTTGGAAAGCAGCTGCTGGTGCaccttcctctgctcctcctgctcctcgaTCTTGGCCTCTTTGTGGATCTGCTCGATGGTCTTGGGGCCCTGGTCAGCTCTCCTGGACACCCAGTTGTGCTGTTGGAAAGAGCAGTGTTAGACTTGCGCAAGGAGTTCCCTCAGAGAGACAATCTGGTGTTTTTAATTACTGAACTGCGTACAACACAATTAGCCTACAGTCAAGGAGCCCCAACGGCACAGCAGTATTTTGTTGATGGCTATGCATGCAGAATTTTTTATTCTATGCTCAAATCTAACTGATTACAGTCTGTTGTTTTCTTCCTCAGAGTGAATTACTGGTCTGCTCAGGGAGCCCGTGTGAAGAACTGAAAATTAGAATTTGTTTTCTCCTATTTattgtaatacattttttttttttttttaccctcacTGGTGGGCTGAGCTGCACAGACAGCACACAACCACAAGGCTTGagtatgcgcacacacacacacacacacacacacacacacacacacacacacacactcaccaatcGGAGGTCTATCACGTCCTGCAGCATAAACCGTATCCGAGACGATGTCTTCCGTTCCTTAACAATTTTCTCCATCTGATTGAAATACTGATCCATGCGAGGCTAtgacaagaaagagagagataaagggtcATTGCAAAGTGATGTATGAATACAATATTCTCACTATTCACTCCAGTGGACAGCCAGACACTCATGTCATTTCATTCCACTCCATTTTAcaattcagtgtgatatagtaTTGCCTCAAAGTAAACTGAGCAGTTTGGGAGCAGGTACAACAAAAGCCTTTTTTCTTAGCCTATAAAACACAGACTACTAAATGTGATTTCCTGTCTCAGTGTTAAATGTGCCAGATATACACCATTACAGCATTTGTAAATATGAGGACCACAGAGAGTCTTAAAACTCTGGTAGAGCCCAAAGAGGGTGAACACTGGTACGTGTGTAGGAGTCTTTCCTTTGGCCAGCAGCAGGTTAAAACAGGTCAGACAACAGCAGGCGTGTGAGCAGTGAGATGTCTCCTCACCAACGTCCCGCCAGGCCTCAGGGGCTTCCACATACGACCAGCTGGAAGTCATTTAAGCTCCCTCCCCATGGCTCACCTTGGCCTTCTCAAAGTCCAGGTCCTTGCCGATGGTGGTGAGCAGCCTGCAAAGGCACTCCAGCGATTCCTCGTCATGGTTCTTCAGCAGCTTGACCACGCAGTCGTGCATGATGGCCTCTGTCAGCATCTTGAGCTTGAACAGCTCCCCGATGAACTTGATGTTCCCTATGGAGCGCCGGCGGGCCTTGTCCTTGGCCTCCTCCAGCTCTAACCGTAGTCTCTCTTGATCACTGGACTAGAGAGGAAATGGAGAGTAGATTGTCAGAACTAAGTAACTAGCAACAGCTAACAATGAGCCCCCACTAACTCTCCACAATACATCAGTCCCATACAATTCTCTCCTCTATATTCCCCTACTACAAGGTGACAGACAGATTAGTGAtctgggtagtgtgtgtgtgtgtggggtttagGTACCTGTGCAGAGTCAAGTTCCTTCTGTTTCCTTTCAAACACCACGTCATCCACCTTGTCCCGCTCAAACTCCTTCTGACAACGGTTGAGCAGCAGTTTGCGGAAGTTCACTGTGGTTCCGGGTTTGTCCGTCATGGGCACTTTGAGCTGGAGAATAACAGAGGTAACAAGCTATTTGGTTAGAGGTACAGAGATATAGGGGAAAGAGCAGAGTAAAGAAAAACTGAGAATTGAATGGGAGATGAGGTCTAGAAAGAGTGAAAGGGGGCAGAAATATACCGTTAGGGACATTTTGCTGAATGTTTATGGGGCTTAAGAGGCCCCATGTACAGTTTATATTTTGATGTTGACTAGCAGCATTCAGAGGAACCACAGATAATCATGTCTGAACAATAGTGAGCTGAGCTTAACATACCGTGGTGAGGCAGCGACACATGTTCCCGTAGGCCACAGAGAAGCCGGGCTCGTCGATGGCCTTCTCAAAGACCAGGTCGATGACGCCCTTGAGGCGCTCCTCCGTGTCGATGGTGAGGTCCGTCACCTGCTTCATCAGCTGGTTGAACATCTGAGGCGTCAGTTTGTTGAGGATACTGCGCACCTTCCGGAAGAGCTCCTGGCAGGGCAACAACATCATCATAATTTATTGATGTAAGAATTCACTCACTTCATTTGATCTTCGGTCTCTTGACAACTCCTTGGTCACAATATCTCTTTCCCGTGTGGAGTCACTGCTGAAGAAACTCAACATCTTGTGGTTGAGTAGGGTGTGCGTTTTTGATTtgactgtgtgggtgtgtctgggtGTAAGATGAAAGGTTTGGCTCCTACCTGTGTTATAATGACCTCAGGGTCATCTGATGGCCCCGCCCTCTTCATGCCGGGTTTCCAGGCATTCTCAGCCTTCTTCAGTTGCACCTCTTCATTCGCCGACACGTTCAGGATAATCTTCCTGGGCGGGGGCCGCCGGGCACCACTCCCCATGTTCATCATCTGCTGGAGAGTGGAGAACAACATGTCACTTCTACAGCTCGccaccaacaccacacacatcaccAAGACTTGTTTGCTGAAGTCTAATTCACAActtcccttgaatgagtatgacTTAGGGAAATTAGTAATCCCTAGTAAACAAACGAGATGCAAATAATTCCCCATGATTCATTTATCTCACTATGATACCAGCCCAGCGATGATGTTGTTCATTACTATACCAGAAGAAAtattctgtgagtgtgtgtgcgagcgacagccagagagagagcgcgagtcaGTGAGCGAGAGAGAAGTAACAAAAAGAAGAGACATTATTTGAGAAAGAGATTGGTGTTTGTGTCGGGCGGAGGGGTAGTAATTACGTGAGCCTGGGAGTGAGTGTGACTCACTGCAGCTCCGCCGCGTCCTCCACTCATCTGTCTGCCAAAGTCAGCAAAGGCCGGTGTGAAGTCAGGGCCTCGGGAGATCACCCTGGATTCTACCGCCCGGGTTGGCAGCTTGTTTTGGTTTATCTgcagagacacacagggagagagcgcGATGGACAGTGAGACAGCTGACCAGCAGGGGGAGCAGTGATCCTTTAACACTGTGGGCCTAGCCATATGGGGAGAGCAGTGGCTGTGGCCTGGTCCAGAAACAACACCCTACTAGCCCTGATTCCCTAAGCACTTCTGGAGATCTGAAAGGACGATAGGTATAATCAATATGGTGAAAGTTTTACCAAGCCTATCAGGGGGTACTACCATATTGCGTAGATCTATCACCTCCTTTCAGATCTACATGAAGTGCCTGAGGTAGGGGCTGGAATCGGGCCTACCACTGGGGCAAAAGAGACAGGTCAGACCCAGCTACTTTCAGGTCCATCCACTGTTGTCCACTGAGAGGTGGTGGATTCCCAATCCTAGTCTTAGTTCGCCACTGTGTATGCTGTTTTATGTGTATCAGCTATGCATTTGATAAATTCTGTTTAACAAATTTGGTGACTGGCGCAGTGAGTGAAGTCAGAACCACATGTGGAAGGAGGACTGAAGGGAACATTGTGAGGGAAGGGGGAGAACAACTCCAGCGCTCTCAGCTGTCATTGACTTCCCTTAGTACTCTCCTCCAGTGAACATTTTCTCAGGGAGAAAAATATGACTCCCAGGGACTGTACATCAATCGTTGCCAGTCTATTGCTCCTTTTCTGGGGCTGAATTATCAACACTGCCAAGTGTGACATAATAGCTATGTGATTTTAAACAAAACAGGATGTCTATGGGCTAGCCGCTATTGGCTCGGTCAGAGTGCAGCAGAGGGAGATGAACTTACCAGAAGCATATCATTTCATAATGAATAGTTAAAAAAATGACATTGGGCCATGTATTTACTAAAGGGATCAAATAAAGCTACCCACACCGTTTGCTCCATACAAATAACCCCTTCACTTGAGAGCTTTTTTCAAAAGCAACTTACTTTGCTAACATCTTACACTATCCATTTATAGTCCTGAATATTTTTTGTGGGGTTTAGGGCCTTGCTCACAGCTAACTCATTCTGACCACTAGGTTGAAGCTCTGCTCAGCCCACTCTTCACACACCTTGTCCAGCACAACGTCACTGATCTGAGGCAGCCCATCTGGCTTCTGTGTACAGGCAGCCATGAACTGAAAGCCCAGCAGGAAGTCCCGTTTGTACTGACGCTTCCCATTAGTCTCCAGATCTGAGGAAACAACAAGATAGAGGTGAGGAAAACAGCCCTGCTCATCTCATACTGTGCAAAGGTTGTATGACTGTTGATAGTGAAAACTAAGCGAGAGACACTACTGAATAATAACCACCCCCTACCTTCATGGAAGAGGTCTGGGGGTGCTCCAGTGGAGCCCTCATTGTCCCCAGGGGTGGCCCCGCTGTCACTGCTCTCCGTCTCCGAGGTGTGTCCTGCTCCGTTCCTCATGGGCTCAGCCTCCCCGTTTTCCTCAGGGGCTGGgggcctctcctctgcctccaggGCTGAGGGtgctgttgagggagggggagaggtgctGCAGCTCCTGGCGGGTGGCAGGGCCTGGTCTCCAGCAGCCTCTTCCAAAGGCTTGAGCTCCTCCTGGGGGATGGAGGGGAAGCAGAGGGGGTGAGATAGAGGGACAGAGCTGCCTTCACAGAGTCGGATGGGAACACTGATCATGATGGATAACTCCTTGCCAACGTACTCTGACGATAACACCATTTCAAGTCATTCATGTCTGTGTTCCACCGCCACACATGTGGAAACATTTTCCATTTgaactattccccatataatCGCTCTCCGTCTACTCTGTTTatgcttcccctcctcctcccccgcaATGAGTGAATAAGAAGGGTTCTTGCTTACCTCAGTCTCCCTCTGTTGGGCATCTCCAACAGGACTCTCTTCATTTGGTTTCTTCCAGGTCTTTGGTGCATCAGGAGCAGTCTGACATCCTGCAGCGAAAACAACAGCAAAGACATTTTAAAGTCGGCTATAGGCTAACGATTTACCCAAAATTGCACCCACTAAAAATCTATGACTAGATACTTTTACTAGCGGAAAATAGTGGCCTTCCTCTCAGAATAATCATGGTCACTCCAATCACTCCAGCTGTTAGTGTAAGCACTGTGATGAGCTCAGCACTGATCCTGTTTGAAACAGATTCTATAAACGTGGACAGTCTTAGTTGTGTCCAGCAGCAACATTTAACAGTTTATATATAGTATACACACAGGCATCCATGTGACATTCACACGGTCATCTGTACCCATGGTTATGTACATACCTGTAGTGGGACTCTTTCTGGAAAGGGCTTGTAGCTGTGGTTCAGGCTTGTTGTCTGGTGTTATGAATGCCTCTGTCCCTGCTTTGAGAGGGACGTCTTTAGTGTCGGCGGGCTTGCTGGCCTCCGCTGTGGCCTGCACTAGTGGTGGAAGGCCAGGGGGAGGTGCTGGAAAAGCAGGCGCAGGTTTGGAGGTCAGAGTGACTGGCACTACAGCGATGGGTGCGATAGAGTCCGTGACAGCAGGGGGGATCTCTGCTCTCACCTCACTGGGCACAGCCTCACTACAGTCTTCTCTGGAGGCCGGGGTTGAAGCCTGGGGctggggtggggagggagaggaatCTAGGGGGGAGGGCTCCTGGGCCTGGGTGTCCAGCTCAGCCCCAGTGTCAGCATGGCCATTCAAAGCTTTTGGGGTTAGGGTGGGGGAAGCAGCCAGGGTGTGTGGGGCTTCTGGAAGAGGCTCCACTGTGTTTGGGATCTGGGAATGAGTCGTGGGAGGCAGGGTCTTGGGCTCAGCTGCAGAGGGAGTGGGAGTAGCAGGCTCCACTGCAGAGGGCTGCTCAATGGGGTTGGGGCTGGCAACAGGACGAGGGGCAGGGATGGGCGCCACCATCACTGGGGCAGGAGAGGGAAGCTCTGTTTCTACAGGGGGAGATGGGGCAGTTACAGGTGCACTGGCCTCTCGCCACGCCATAGAAGGTTCTGGTTGTCCAATCCCGGGAGAGGAAGGCTTCCGGATAACCTGCTCCAATTTTGGCTTATCATATACTGGAAAAGCGAAGAGATAACACTGACATTAAACACAAAAGAGAAAATTATTTGTGCTCTCTTTACTGAGTCAACGTCTTGCTCAGGCCTCTGCTCTCAGAGCAGAGATGTATTGTgcctggagggtggaggggtgaggGTCAGACCTGGCCCTGGTTTGCTGTCTGCAGCCCCAGGCGTGGGCTGCTGCTGCTTGGAGGGCTCCAGGCTGTAGGCTGGGTGGGCCTGGCCTTGGCCCTGCTCCGGAGTCTGGCTGCCGCtcgactgctgctgctgctgcgatTTGAGGTAGAAAATGTGAGGATAATGAGGGTGCGGCCATAAAAACTAGCAACATGGAAAGACAGCCAAATAAGCACAAACGAGCACAAAAATAGATTTAAGCGGAAACAAGGAAACCAGTGGGTATGGTTAGAAATATTGGCAACGGAAAAGACGGGGGAAGACAAGAAGAGACGGCAGCCAAGGAAAGCAGGCAAGAGGGGAAAAAAGGAGGAGATGAAGACGCAAAACAATAAAGAGTGCAAGAGTAGGAGAGAATGATAGGGAAACGGAGGCACATAAGGTAAAACAAAGCAACAAAAAAAGGGAGTGTAAAAAGgacaagacagaaagagaggaaagacACACTGTTAACGTCCAAGGAGAGGACAAGGAGGAAGTGTCACAACAAAAGACTTCCCTCCACAAAATCCAGAACAAGAATTGTCAATTAAGATGATTGCCCTTTTCTATTAGAATGCATTCAGCAATGACTCCTTTTGTTTGAATAAATAAGAAAATCTTATTTCTGGATTCTTCATAGAGGGACAAAAAGCAGAAACGACATGTTCCATAACAACATTTACTGtactagaagagagggaggagatacaCTGATACATGTAGGTAGGTACTAGTAGGTATAGATGTGTAAGCCATAGATCTGTGTGTCCAAGATTAACATGATAACCAACTATGACCAATGAAATACAGTGTGTTAGGTCACTGTTGTAAAATAGCCATGGTGTCCTGTTACTCAAATTGAATAGCAAAGATTGTGAACCTAAGGCCAACCTAAGGCCAGGTGTTAGGTGCAGATCAGTGGGTCAGGGACAGTGGCTGAAGTCTATGTGGCTGGCTGTGTCTAATGCAGTATGGCAGAGAATGGATTAGACACAGACTGAGGAAAATGTTTCTGGTCTGGTGCATGGCTCTCTGTATGTCGTGGTGTCAAAGCCCTGGTGGCCTGGCCTAATTGCCCGCTCCTTCCTAACACCCAGCAGTTTGCCCTAAGCACAGGTTTTACACAGCCATGGATGAGAGGCTAATAGCTCAGCTCAGtgggtcagtgtgtgtatgtgtgtaagtgaGTGAGAGAGCATTAAGCCTAAGAGCAGGTAGCATGAGAGTAGATGTGTACTTACCTGcggaggggtgggggtggaggagggtCGTCCGACAGGGGGAGTTGGATTCCGGCTCCCTGTGCCCCCTGCCATGATCTCCTCTGTGATGTCCCTGCCTCCCTGATTGGGGTCACGGATACGGATCTGGGAGGACAATGACACAAAAGGAACGCCGTCTCACTAAAGCACCAGTGTCTCAGAGCAACCCTCCCCCAGCCATTTAAAACAGTGGAGCGTGTAATGTACAGGAGTACTGACTGAGTCTAAAGAAGCATTAATATATCTGTGACCAAACGTTTCAGACATTCTTATTAATCTTGTGCAAATGGAGAGAAAAAGCTTAACACTTGACTTTTTACGATATCTCATATTTCAGTAAAGGCATTTAAAAGGGTTTCTGGAAAGATAATGTATTTTCATGTGGGTCATCAAACTGAACAGCAAAATATATCCCCCGACTCCGGAATGAAGCCATTTTTAAAGTCATCACCCTTCCTTCCTTGACTTTTCAAAAATAAGTATATTTAACACACGTATGTTAGAATTTCGATATCACAAACATAATTTGTCTATTAAGCAGCTTTATGAAGCCATTTTCCCCCTCATTCATCGCCAGTCAGCCTGCGCAGCTGATGGCACATCAAACTACagttaactgccaaaataaagaaaacaccaaCAAAAGTGTCTTAATTAACAGCCactagaacagcttcaatgcaccttggcatagattctacaagtgtcgggaactctattggagggatgcaacaccattcttgCGTGAGAAATTcgataatttggtgttttgttgaaagTGGTGGAAAACGCAGTCCcagccactgctccagaatctcccataagtgttcaatccTCCAACTGTCACATGCAGGTAAGACGTATTGATTTATATAAAATGTGCAACCCAAgcagggatggtgttagacgggtgatgagctgtgcctggttttctccagacatagagcattgcattcagaccaaagagttacatttttgtctcatcagaccacagaatgtTTGCTACTCtgccataaagcccagattggtgaagtgctgtagagactgttgtccttctggcaggttctcccatctcagccaatgaACTCtatagttctgtcagagtggtcattgggttcttggtcacctccctgatcaaggtccttcttgccaggttgctcagtttggtcggacggccagctctaggtagaGTATGGGTAGTTACACTTTTTGTTCATTTCCCAATGAttgagaccactgtgctcttggaaactttcaacacgcTCAAAATGGTTTTACACCCTTCCCGAGATATGCCTCATGTCAATTCTCTCTCCCAAATCTACGAACAGTTCCTTGggcttcatggtatagtttctgctctgacatgcactgtcaactgtggtaccttatatAGCCAGGGGGGTTTCTCTCTAAATCGTGTCCAAACAGTTGAATTGGCCATATGGGCTCAAAATGGGGTCCCTTGAAACAAGCCCAGCTTTCTGGTGTTAAAGAGCTAGATTAAGGCCTGGCATATATTAAGGATAAGGCGcccaagtggcacagcagtctaaggcactgcaacttagtactacagtccctggttcgaatccaggctgaatcacatccggccgcgattgggagtcccatagggaggcacacaattggcccagcgtcgtccgggtttggccagggtaggccatcactgtaaataagaatttgttcttaaccgacttgcctagttaaataaaactatGAAGATAAACCCTGCTTCTACACAGAAAAACTATACTGGCAGCCTAGATCTAAATTAACCCATGTCATCCCTCATATACCTTCTCTGTAAAATAAATATTCTGTTTCAAAATGCAAGTTAAAAGGGCTGATGGATCCAGATATGTCTCTTCATCAGGGATCATTTTTCATATCCTCTCACAGAATGCATGTGGAAACAGAAGATGTGGTGCCTAACTGAGCACAGATGGCCTACGCTAGTGTGTGTATCCGTATGTGTAATGCTTACATACATAGGGAGCGTGTGATGTCTGTGTTGAGATGGCAGGTTGCTGAGATACTCACTGGTTTTTTCTCACGCTTGGCTGGTGGAGGTTGCTGCGGTGTAGGCACTATGATggggggtgagggggggtacACCTGCTGTCCTGGATAGAATTGAGGTCCGGGAGCTGTGTCAGGAAGGAGGAAGAAAAGCTGAGTATAGTGTGTGTCACTCGCTGTGTGTGTAGCTGAGGAACAAACTGAGTTGATGGGGTCTGTACAAGAAGATAATTGCACTAGAAAGGACAGATGTGTGCTTTGTGGAGTGAGACAGCTATTTTAAATCAGActggtggggtgtgtgtgagatatacacacacacacacacacacacacacacacatatatatatgtgtgtatgtgtgtgtgtgtgtgcttggcggAGACTCACCATACTGAGCAGGGTACTCCCCCGGCCCAGGGCCAGGATAGAATGTGCCAGACCCAGGCGGCTGCACTGAAAACGGCTGGGGCGGCCCCACATAGGGCGTACTGTGGCGATACTgtagagggagaaatggagggcaTAGAAGAATGGGTTAAAAGCCGCGTGGGGGAATAGGTAGAGGAATGCCTACTGGAgagcagcagcagcctggtcagtCAGTCCCACCTGTGGGATGTAGTACTGGGCAGCCtgtggggaggggaagggcatgGGGGCCATCATCATCATGGTGGGCTGGTTGGGGGGGTATACCGCCGCTGTGGGGTTCTGAGAGCCGGGCCGCAGAGATGGAGCGTTGGTGGGGATGGTTGGCCGCGCTGTCTGCATCTGAGCCCTCTGGAAAAACTGAGAggcgagagacacacacacagagaccgatATTACATGTGCGAGAACTTAGTCCCAGAGAAGCAAGAGAGGATCCACAACTTTCCCAACAGCAGTCTCATCATGCGTGTCCTGTGCAGTCTCTCATTTCAGCTTTGTGGACTCAGGGGCTCAGAGAGATGAAGCCAAGGAGAcctcagagacagagagcattATCTCTGAGGACCAGGTGTATGGCACTTCCACTTCAGCACACATTTCCCCAAGCAGCATAAACAAACCCACAGGACACGGGCCTGCAGGGTGAGTACTGACTCCTCCAGCTGGGTTGCCTCTGCCCTGATCAGAGAGAGATCAAGGTTGTGAAAGGTCTCAGAACACAGCGGTCTACCAGCGGCCTCCGCCTCCCAACCTGCTGTGGTGTTACAACAGGGCTTAGAGAGCACGGTTCCATGCTGCCAGAGTCAACCACCAACCAGCGCACAGCAACACCCTGTACCTACCACACATACTGTTACACGCCACACACGCTGACCTTATATGCAGCCACATTAGTTTACAATGCAGTATCCACAACTTTGAAATTTGCATAAATTGTTCATCTTCATGCTATATAGCAGCGGTTCCCAAACTATGGGTCACTAGTAAttgtgtctccctctgccatatggacacattgtaTCATATACAGAAAGAAAATGGCAGCAAAAGAGATCCACAAAGACATACTGCAGTAACTTTGATTGTAAAGTACATCAAACCACATCGACTGCGTGCACGCCTGTTCGCAAACTGTGTGGAGAtatgggatcagagcatgacaactTGCTATTTCACACCGAGGCCTGGTGGTTATCAACGGGGAGAATATTGGAAAGATTTTTAGAAATGAGAAACGAActggatgtaaaaaaaaacagactTGACTTGCCGATGTAACAGACATAGGCTATTTTGAGAACGGAATGCAAGCATGCAGGGGAAATACAAAAATGTTCTACagattttttacatgtattttttatttatctgttattttaccaggtaagttgactgagaacacgttctcatttgcagcaacgacctggggaatagttacaggggagaggagggggatgaatgagccaattgtaaactggggatgattaggtgactgtGATGGTTGAGGGCCAAGGTGTATGTGTATTCAGAGGAAATATTTCTTATACATACGCGAAACCATGCCCCCTTTCCTTGGCTGTGGAAGTTTCTAACAGACAACAGCAGAAGTGAGTGTCCCACAGGAGTGGCGACTGCTCACCTCCAACGCTTTGAAGAGCACTTTGGGACCTACTTCCCGGACTTGGACATGACATTTGACTGGGTGCAAAATCCgtttgactgtgatcctggctcagttgGCATGCCAGCAAGTGAAATCACAGCTGATTGAGCTGTCATGTGACTGAATGCTGCAGACAACGCATTCACAGGTCATTATGGAGGAGTTTTGGTTCCTGACTCAAAGGGAATACCTTGCCATTTCCCCCCGAGCATTAAAACTCATGTTACCCATCGCCAGCTCATATCTGCGTGAAGCTGGATTCTGTGATCTCGTCTGAATTAAAACCAAATATTGATCCAGGTTGGACGTGACAGCAGATATGAGGTGCGCACTGTCGACCACGTACACCGACGTGACATGCATCaagcacacccatctcattagtggtggtgaaaTAAGAGAATCAGAAATTATGTCAGACTGATTTGCAATTGACTGCCATAGCCAGCCATGGTTGGTGTCATGAGTATTTTCAAATTGGGTCATGGGCCAAAAAAGTTTGGTAACTCCTGCTACATAGCTAATGTAGACATAACTGGGGCCACAATGTAATATAAGGCTGTTTTGTGTTGTTCTGTTAAATGAGGTGAGGTTTTATTAACAATGTGGAAACAGAGCTCTTCTTCATGCGTCATAAAACACAGAATCAACATTTTTTTTCTCATGACTGCAGAAGTTATGTTTGCAGGAAACTAAATATCACAATCAATGGGCTGCTCAGTGCTGCCAAGCTTTTTCTGGGGAGCTCATAAAATGTTATGCAGCAATCAATGTACTCCAAGCAAGATGAAAGACTCCACACAACAGCTGTGGCCTACATCCTAATGACTAGAGCTCAAGGTTACCACAACCAGTTGACTCAGGTTCAATAATTCTTCAGCGATCAGATACCCTGAAGTATACACAATCGTTCTTTAAAATGCAGCTCCTTTCATAAAAATTAAACACTTTTGGAAAGAAGAAGTTAACAGTTCTAATATTCTGCATGCTGTTCATCTAAACTAAGCAAACATGGGAGACTAAGAATGGGGAAGAAGAATGAAGGGAAATGATTGAATGATTACAAAAAGACGTAGGAGAAAATGAGTGAGTGTGGTGTTCAGGCAGTATTATATTGTTAtgttgggggggagagagaggggttttcTACTGAGCATACTTTAGTTAAGATGATGGCCACTGGAGGGCTCGGGGGTTAGAGGTTAAAGGTAAGGG from Salvelinus fontinalis isolate EN_2023a chromosome 18, ASM2944872v1, whole genome shotgun sequence carries:
- the LOC129815154 gene encoding eukaryotic translation initiation factor 4 gamma 3-like isoform X16 → MSLPTKIVPKPATVAVSGPGTVPSPSSQLRATLTSVSLPPGAPGAPQSNAVPPPQIPRVQPSLDDRIFPTQPGVTAVYSVPRHPGPPYTAHDITKGHPNLAGTPPGHAHSPALSQVSVPTASPYRYPKGWEAGGGSPYTTGQNAGSTPLVYSPQTQQMNAQPQSRPFATGPRPTHHQGGFRPIQFFQRAQMQTARPTIPTNAPSLRPGSQNPTAAVYPPNQPTMMMMAPMPFPSPQAAQYYIPQYRHSTPYVGPPQPFSVQPPGSGTFYPGPGPGEYPAQYAPGPQFYPGQQVYPPSPPIIVPTPQQPPPAKREKKPSSQIRIRDPNQGGRDITEEIMAGGTGSRNPTPPVGRPSSTPTPPQFLWPHPHYPHIFYLKSQQQQQSSGSQTPEQGQGQAHPAYSLEPSKQQQPTPGAADSKPGPVYDKPKLEQVIRKPSSPGIGQPEPSMAWREASAPVTAPSPPVETELPSPAPVMVAPIPAPRPVASPNPIEQPSAVEPATPTPSAAEPKTLPPTTHSQIPNTVEPLPEAPHTLAASPTLTPKALNGHADTGAELDTQAQEPSPLDSSPSPPQPQASTPASREDCSEAVPSEVRAEIPPAVTDSIAPIAVVPVTLTSKPAPAFPAPPPGLPPLVQATAEASKPADTKDVPLKAGTEAFITPDNKPEPQLQALSRKSPTTGCQTAPDAPKTWKKPNEESPVGDAQQRETEEELKPLEEAAGDQALPPARSCSTSPPPSTAPSALEAEERPPAPEENGEAEPMRNGAGHTSETESSDSGATPGDNEGSTGAPPDLFHEDLETNGKRQYKRDFLLGFQFMAACTQKPDGLPQISDVVLDKINQNKLPTRAVESRVISRGPDFTPAFADFGRQMSGGRGGAAVSHTHSQAHQMMNMGSGARRPPPRKIILNVSANEEVQLKKAENAWKPGMKRAGPSDDPEVIITQELFRKVRSILNKLTPQMFNQLMKQVTDLTIDTEERLKGVIDLVFEKAIDEPGFSVAYGNMCRCLTTLKVPMTDKPGTTVNFRKLLLNRCQKEFERDKVDDVVFERKQKELDSAQSSDQERLRLELEEAKDKARRRSIGNIKFIGELFKLKMLTEAIMHDCVVKLLKNHDEESLECLCRLLTTIGKDLDFEKAKPRMDQYFNQMEKIVKERKTSSRIRFMLQDVIDLRLHNWVSRRADQGPKTIEQIHKEAKIEEQEEQRKVHQQLLSKDTKRRPEQQQQQREQQREQQREQRVQQRDETWNTVPMTKNSRTIDPTKIPKISKPQMDEKIQLGPRASLNWMKGSSGGAKASDSELSRSGGGGASLNRYSALQSTQSHQTTPPAQNLEYDTKRTLGSRSSAGRERSEKPLSPAPSRPGSFVRGGSAKELPESPAQSPEEPRRELESPRRPSVSEDKTEPERSSAREPVKAEPVVAQSPDRPALSEEEMERKSRAIIDEFLHINDYKEAVQCVDELDMSSQLHVFVRVGVESTLERSQITRDHMGKLLFQLVQQDILAKPQFFKGFADTLELADDMAIDIPHIWLYLAELLSPVLRDRGFSMRELFSELSKPLLPVGRAGILFSEILHILCKQMSHRKVGTLWRESGLSWSDFLPEGEDVQDFISEQKLQFTEADCSSHEAALATTALSLVVLNQQLERLLLEDMASDEQIFDWVEANLDESQMSSSPFLRALMTAVCKAAVKDESASCRVDVAIIQRRLPVLLKYLNSDTERQLQALYALQALIVTLDQPPNLLRMFFDCLYDEDVISEDAFYKWETSKDPAEELGKGVALKSVTAFFTWLREAEEESEDN